One window from the genome of Amycolatopsis sp. NBC_01480 encodes:
- a CDS encoding HpcH/HpaI aldolase/citrate lyase family protein — MNVAAARSFLFVPGHRPDRFAKAEAAGADVVVLDLEDAVGAELKAEARENVLAWLEAGHEAVVRINAADTPWFTEDVAVAGVLATAVMVPKAEDPDVLGQLSDVAIIPLLETALGIARSVDLCGAPAVIRAAFGSVDLAAELGVDHRSQDALRHARSAVVLAAAAAGRPAPIDGVTTTLDDEGALTADIEAAITLGFSGKLCIHPRQVDPVNRAFTPSDADVQWARDVLAASTGDGSVVVLNGQMVDRPVLLRAERILARVAAH, encoded by the coding sequence GTGAATGTAGCGGCGGCGCGGTCTTTCCTGTTCGTCCCGGGCCACCGCCCGGATCGATTCGCCAAGGCCGAAGCCGCCGGTGCCGACGTCGTCGTGCTGGATCTGGAAGACGCCGTCGGCGCCGAACTCAAGGCCGAGGCCCGCGAAAACGTGCTGGCCTGGCTGGAGGCCGGCCACGAGGCGGTGGTGCGGATCAACGCCGCGGACACGCCGTGGTTCACCGAGGACGTTGCGGTGGCCGGTGTGCTGGCGACCGCGGTGATGGTGCCCAAGGCCGAGGATCCCGACGTGCTCGGGCAGCTCTCGGACGTGGCAATCATCCCGTTGCTCGAAACGGCGCTGGGCATTGCCCGGAGCGTGGACCTGTGCGGTGCGCCGGCAGTGATCCGCGCCGCCTTCGGCAGCGTGGACCTCGCCGCGGAACTGGGCGTGGACCACCGCTCCCAGGACGCACTCCGCCACGCGCGGTCCGCCGTCGTCCTGGCCGCCGCGGCCGCGGGCCGACCGGCCCCGATCGACGGCGTGACCACCACCCTCGACGACGAAGGTGCGCTGACGGCGGACATCGAGGCGGCGATCACGCTGGGGTTCAGTGGAAAGCTGTGTATCCACCCGCGCCAGGTCGACCCCGTGAACCGCGCCTTCACCCCCTCGGACGCCGACGTGCAGTGGGCGCGTGACGTCCTGGCCGCCTCTACCGGCGACGGGTCCGTTGTCGTCCTCAATGGACAGATGGTCGACCGGCCGGTCTTGTTGCGTGCCGAGCGAATCCTCGCTCGCGTCGCGGCGCACTGA
- a CDS encoding FAS1-like dehydratase domain-containing protein, with protein sequence MIEHTELIQPEPARALGALLDVPVPDFDAGEGLPLLWHWFYLLDRPAQADLGPDGHPVRNAVLEPPAPGRRRMWAGGRVRARGSLRCGEPATRRSAVLSTQDKQGRSGPLTFVTVGHQILQSGRIVVDEEQDIVYRPATGSVTAPADGAETPPADGEWPIEITPTLLFRFSALTYNAHRIHFDRDYARGVEGYPGLLTHGPLQALAMAEAARARGCTGDLVFEYRLVSPLFDQQGMIVSAEVGPESVTTAVRDRYGRQTATGTLRSEAT encoded by the coding sequence ATGATCGAGCACACCGAATTGATCCAGCCCGAGCCCGCCCGCGCGCTGGGCGCGCTGCTGGACGTACCCGTCCCTGATTTCGACGCCGGCGAGGGCCTTCCCTTGCTGTGGCACTGGTTCTACCTGCTCGACCGGCCCGCGCAGGCCGACCTCGGCCCGGACGGCCATCCGGTGCGCAACGCCGTGCTGGAGCCGCCCGCGCCGGGCCGTCGGCGGATGTGGGCGGGCGGCCGCGTGCGCGCCCGGGGCTCGCTGCGGTGCGGCGAACCCGCCACCCGGCGTTCGGCGGTGCTGTCCACTCAGGACAAACAAGGCCGGTCGGGACCGCTGACCTTCGTCACGGTGGGGCACCAGATCCTGCAGTCCGGGCGCATCGTCGTCGACGAGGAGCAGGACATTGTGTACCGCCCCGCGACCGGCTCGGTGACCGCTCCGGCGGACGGCGCGGAAACTCCCCCGGCGGACGGCGAATGGCCGATCGAGATCACGCCGACCCTGTTGTTCCGGTTCTCCGCCTTGACCTACAACGCCCACCGCATCCACTTCGACCGTGATTACGCGCGGGGTGTCGAGGGATATCCGGGTTTGCTCACACACGGCCCGCTGCAGGCGCTCGCGATGGCCGAGGCCGCCCGCGCCCGCGGCTGCACGGGTGATCTCGTGTTCGAATACCGGCTCGTCTCGCCGTTGTTCGATCAGCAGGGCATGATCGTGTCGGCCGAAGTGGGGCCGGAGTCGGTCACAACGGCGGTGCGGGACCGTTACGGCCGCCAGACCGCCACCGGGACGCTGAGGAGCGAGGCAACGTGA
- a CDS encoding CaiB/BaiF CoA transferase family protein has translation MHHPLDGITVVALEQAVAAPFATRQLADLGARVIKVERPGAGDFARGYDRTVHGQSSYFVWLNRGKESVELDIKRDRGLLDALLDRADVVVQNLVPGAVERLGLDAETLRAARPELVHCSISGYGSTGPYRSKKAYDLLVQCETGLVSSTGTPDAPAKAGISIADIATGMYAYSGILTALYDRERTGQGASLQVAMLDALGEWMSQPAYFSRDGGEEPRRTGARHPSIAPYGPHRTRDGSVFFGVQNDREWTVLCRDILGQPELAERFRSNDERVAHVDELTSIIEAVFKTLDAVQVVDLLDRAGIANARLRTPAEFTRHPQLAARQRWRRVDIPGGTVDALLPPVVGWEPVMGAVPALGEHTEAIRAEFQR, from the coding sequence ATGCACCACCCGCTTGACGGCATCACGGTCGTCGCGCTCGAACAGGCCGTCGCCGCGCCGTTCGCGACCCGGCAGCTGGCGGACCTCGGCGCCCGGGTGATCAAGGTCGAACGTCCGGGCGCCGGTGATTTCGCGCGGGGCTACGACCGGACCGTGCACGGCCAGTCGAGCTACTTCGTGTGGCTCAACCGGGGCAAGGAAAGCGTCGAGCTGGACATCAAGCGCGACCGCGGGTTGCTCGACGCGTTGCTGGACCGCGCGGACGTGGTCGTTCAGAACCTCGTGCCCGGCGCCGTCGAACGGCTGGGCTTGGACGCCGAGACGCTGCGGGCGGCGCGGCCCGAGCTGGTGCATTGCTCGATCTCGGGTTACGGCTCGACCGGGCCGTACCGCTCGAAGAAGGCGTACGACCTGCTTGTGCAATGCGAGACCGGCCTGGTTTCGTCCACCGGCACGCCGGACGCCCCGGCGAAGGCGGGCATCTCCATCGCGGACATCGCCACGGGAATGTATGCCTACAGCGGGATTCTCACCGCGTTGTACGACCGCGAACGCACCGGGCAGGGGGCGAGCCTGCAGGTGGCGATGCTCGACGCCTTGGGGGAGTGGATGAGCCAGCCGGCCTACTTCTCCCGTGACGGCGGCGAAGAACCGCGGCGGACCGGCGCGCGGCATCCGTCGATCGCCCCCTACGGTCCTCATCGGACCCGGGACGGCTCGGTGTTCTTCGGCGTCCAGAACGATCGTGAGTGGACGGTGCTGTGCCGGGACATCCTGGGCCAGCCGGAATTGGCCGAGCGGTTTCGCAGCAATGACGAGCGCGTCGCGCACGTCGACGAGCTCACGTCGATCATCGAGGCGGTGTTCAAGACGCTCGACGCCGTGCAAGTGGTCGACCTCCTGGACCGGGCCGGCATCGCCAACGCCCGGCTGCGCACCCCCGCCGAGTTCACCCGGCACCCCCAGCTCGCGGCGAGGCAGCGGTGGCGCCGCGTCGACATCCCCGGCGGCACCGTTGACGCCCTGCTCCCGCCGGTCGTCGGCTGGGAGCCGGTGATGGGCGCGGTCCCGGCGCTGGGCGAGCACACCGAGGCGATCCGGGCGGAGTTCCAGCGATGA
- a CDS encoding acyl-CoA dehydrogenase family protein gives MDGLTQEETEIVALVGEFVDKEVRPVAQDLDHANTYPEQLIDRMKAMGVFGLAIPEPWGQAQVSAQCYAAVTEELARGWMSLAGAMGGHTVVAKLLVAFGTREQQDAYLPRMATGELRATMALTEPGGGSDLQALRTTARREGGEYVVNGSKTWITNARRSGLIALLCKTDPAAQPVHRGISILLVEPGPGFHVSRDLPKLGYKGVESCELAFDDFRVPASALLGGEEGEGFAQMMRGLEIGRIQVACRALGVGRAALEDSLRYAQERETFGKPIWLHQSIGNYLADMATKLEAARQLVHYAARRYDSGERADMEAGMAKLFASETAMEVALNAMRIHGGYGYSTEFDIERYFRDAPLMIVGEGTNEIQRTVIARQLVKRHSLRAR, from the coding sequence ATGGACGGATTGACCCAGGAGGAAACCGAGATCGTCGCGCTGGTGGGCGAGTTCGTGGACAAGGAGGTCCGGCCGGTCGCGCAGGACCTGGACCACGCGAACACCTACCCGGAGCAGCTGATCGACCGGATGAAGGCGATGGGCGTGTTCGGCCTGGCGATCCCGGAGCCGTGGGGCCAGGCCCAGGTTTCGGCGCAGTGTTACGCGGCGGTCACCGAGGAGCTCGCGCGCGGCTGGATGAGCCTGGCCGGCGCGATGGGCGGCCACACGGTCGTGGCCAAGCTGCTGGTGGCCTTCGGCACGCGGGAGCAGCAGGACGCCTACCTGCCGCGGATGGCGACCGGCGAACTCCGCGCGACGATGGCGTTGACCGAGCCCGGCGGCGGTTCGGACCTGCAGGCACTGCGGACCACCGCCCGGCGCGAAGGCGGCGAGTACGTGGTGAACGGGTCGAAGACGTGGATCACCAACGCCCGCCGTTCGGGGCTGATCGCCTTGCTGTGCAAGACAGATCCCGCCGCCCAGCCGGTCCATCGGGGCATCAGCATCCTGCTCGTCGAGCCGGGCCCCGGCTTCCACGTGTCCCGCGACTTGCCCAAACTCGGTTACAAGGGCGTCGAAAGCTGCGAGCTGGCGTTCGACGACTTCCGGGTGCCGGCGTCCGCGCTGCTGGGCGGCGAGGAGGGCGAGGGCTTCGCGCAGATGATGCGCGGACTGGAGATCGGCCGGATCCAGGTGGCCTGCCGGGCCCTCGGCGTCGGCCGGGCCGCGCTCGAGGATTCGCTGCGGTACGCGCAGGAACGCGAGACCTTCGGCAAGCCCATCTGGTTGCACCAGTCGATCGGCAACTACCTCGCCGACATGGCCACGAAACTCGAGGCCGCCCGGCAGCTCGTGCACTACGCCGCCCGCCGCTACGACTCGGGCGAGCGTGCGGACATGGAGGCGGGGATGGCGAAACTGTTCGCGTCCGAGACCGCGATGGAGGTCGCGTTGAACGCCATGCGCATCCACGGCGGTTACGGCTATTCGACCGAGTTCGACATCGAGCGGTATTTCCGGGACGCGCCGCTGATGATCGTGGGCGAGGGCACCAACGAGATCCAGCGCACGGTGATCGCGCGGCAGCTGGTCAAGCGGCACAGCCTGCGAGCCCGGTGA
- a CDS encoding LysR family transcriptional regulator yields MGPMDLKQLKALVTVVETGSVTRAAELLHLVQPAVTRQIRALEHELGVPLFDRTHQGMRPTKAGASLADRARRALTELDRARAELTPATGAVTGIVTVGLLESAAELLAEPLARAVLRDHSGIELRVQTAYSGHLQQWLDDGDLDLSLLYNLTGSPSLNATPLVREQLWAVAPADCGLDPQEPVRFAEVAAHPIIMPSPGHGLHALITGAARRAGAELDTAIQTNSMSLQKQLVRSGQGWTILPAVGIAGDLDGSTLSAAPLCAPEVRRSIVLGTPRTGRVPPAVEVVARALVDQIRAAVHGGRWPSAVLQDEQ; encoded by the coding sequence ATGGGACCGATGGACCTCAAGCAGCTCAAGGCGCTGGTGACCGTGGTCGAGACCGGCAGCGTGACCCGGGCTGCCGAGCTGCTGCACCTGGTCCAGCCGGCGGTGACCCGGCAGATCCGGGCGCTCGAGCACGAACTCGGGGTGCCGCTGTTCGACCGGACGCACCAGGGCATGCGGCCGACGAAGGCCGGCGCGTCACTGGCCGACCGGGCCCGGCGGGCGCTGACCGAGCTCGACCGGGCCCGCGCCGAGCTGACGCCGGCCACCGGGGCGGTCACCGGGATCGTCACCGTCGGACTGCTCGAAAGCGCGGCGGAACTGCTGGCCGAACCGTTGGCCCGCGCGGTGCTGCGCGACCACTCCGGCATCGAGCTGCGCGTTCAAACGGCGTACTCCGGCCACCTGCAACAGTGGCTCGACGACGGCGATCTCGACCTGAGCCTGCTGTACAACCTGACCGGCTCGCCGTCGCTGAACGCGACGCCGCTCGTCCGCGAGCAACTGTGGGCGGTCGCCCCGGCCGACTGCGGCCTCGATCCGCAGGAGCCGGTGCGGTTCGCCGAGGTCGCCGCGCACCCGATCATCATGCCGTCGCCGGGCCACGGACTGCACGCGCTGATCACCGGCGCCGCCCGGCGCGCAGGCGCCGAACTCGACACGGCGATCCAGACCAACTCGATGAGCCTGCAGAAACAGCTCGTCCGCAGCGGCCAGGGCTGGACCATCCTGCCCGCCGTCGGCATCGCGGGGGACCTCGACGGCAGCACCCTCAGCGCGGCGCCGTTGTGCGCGCCGGAAGTCCGCCGTTCGATCGTGCTGGGCACCCCTCGGACGGGTCGGGTGCCACCCGCGGTCGAAGTCGTCGCCCGCGCGCTGGTCGACCAGATCCGCGCGGCCGTCCACGGTGGACGGTGGCCCTCCGCGGTGCTGCAAGACGAACAGTGA
- a CDS encoding glycosyltransferase: MRVLFTGIPVYGHLLPMLPLAVAARAAGDEVAVTTADSMAGAVGDLDFFAAGATSAELRAEHERRSGEPSRSSLSDVAWLVGLLGGTRVDLSYDAVLAVAKEFRPDLVVADFVDVVAPLVAAAVGVPWARHNVTTSMPPEFTRAWLDELAARAEAMGLTLAPRVACLEPLPPVLRTGDEVAAEDEIAVRPQPYRPPGAEPRAPLGDGRTRVLLTLGTEADPAVHLRRLLTGLSEVDAEILVTTDAVPAAAHVRFVGFTPLADLLEDVDAVITAGGAGTVAGTLSRGLPMVIVPMVYDQSLVADRTAVTGAALVVPPEDAERVLGKALTTVLDDPGYRAAARAVAARIGELPSPGAAWTELRRRVAD, translated from the coding sequence ATGCGTGTTCTTTTCACCGGAATACCCGTGTACGGGCACCTGCTGCCGATGCTGCCGCTCGCGGTGGCGGCGCGGGCTGCCGGGGACGAAGTTGCTGTCACCACGGCGGATTCGATGGCCGGCGCCGTCGGGGATCTGGATTTCTTCGCGGCCGGCGCGACGAGTGCGGAGTTGCGCGCCGAGCACGAGCGGCGGTCCGGTGAGCCGAGCCGGAGTTCGCTGTCCGACGTCGCCTGGCTGGTCGGGTTGCTCGGCGGCACGCGCGTCGACCTGTCTTACGACGCGGTGCTCGCCGTGGCGAAGGAGTTCCGGCCGGACCTCGTCGTCGCGGATTTTGTCGACGTAGTGGCCCCGCTGGTCGCCGCGGCGGTGGGTGTGCCGTGGGCCAGACACAACGTCACGACTTCGATGCCGCCGGAATTCACCCGGGCCTGGCTCGACGAATTGGCCGCCCGGGCCGAGGCCATGGGGCTGACGCTGGCTCCCCGGGTGGCGTGCCTGGAACCGTTGCCGCCGGTGCTGCGCACGGGCGACGAGGTGGCGGCCGAGGACGAGATCGCGGTGCGCCCGCAGCCCTATCGGCCACCGGGTGCCGAGCCGCGCGCCCCGCTGGGTGACGGCCGGACCCGGGTGTTGCTGACTCTCGGCACAGAGGCGGACCCGGCCGTGCACCTGCGGCGCCTGCTGACCGGACTGTCCGAAGTGGACGCCGAAATCCTGGTCACCACCGACGCCGTACCGGCCGCCGCGCACGTTCGTTTCGTCGGCTTCACCCCGCTGGCCGACCTGCTCGAGGACGTCGACGCGGTCATCACCGCGGGCGGTGCCGGCACCGTCGCCGGGACGCTGAGCCGCGGCCTGCCGATGGTCATCGTGCCCATGGTCTACGACCAATCCCTCGTCGCCGACCGCACCGCCGTGACCGGCGCCGCGCTCGTCGTACCGCCGGAGGACGCGGAAAGGGTCCTCGGCAAGGCCCTCACCACCGTGCTCGACGACCCGGGCTATCGGGCCGCCGCACGTGCGGTCGCGGCGCGGATCGGTGAGCTGCCTTCGCCGGGCGCCGCGTGGACGGAGCTTCGGCGCCGGGTGGCCGACTGA
- a CDS encoding MarR family winged helix-turn-helix transcriptional regulator — protein sequence MSHPQAKTHRMSEFTESIGTVTFSGIPNEGFLALGMRNYWDGYFAGRAAPLGLAPAEVVHAVFYNFADGEVARHIPWVWGKTTPEEAIAVRERGSAAALRQMIGDLADSSGLARAADLATRAAVSAPIEGRALYAGLRALAVPEEPVARLWHAATLLREHRGDGHNIALAAHGIGGTEAHVLCALAHGMRPEEFGRIHHLPKPQLAAVIDGLRDRGLVNAAGGFTDTGRATRERIETLTDELAAPAYDVLSVAELDELIAGLEPICAAVDAAGD from the coding sequence ATGTCGCACCCCCAGGCGAAGACCCACCGGATGTCCGAGTTCACCGAGTCGATCGGCACCGTCACCTTCTCCGGCATCCCGAACGAGGGATTCCTGGCCCTCGGCATGCGCAACTACTGGGACGGGTACTTCGCGGGCCGCGCGGCGCCGCTGGGGCTGGCCCCGGCCGAGGTGGTGCACGCGGTCTTCTACAACTTCGCCGACGGTGAGGTCGCGCGCCACATCCCGTGGGTCTGGGGCAAGACCACCCCGGAGGAGGCGATCGCCGTGCGTGAACGGGGGAGCGCCGCCGCCCTGCGTCAGATGATCGGGGACCTCGCCGACTCGTCCGGCCTGGCGCGGGCCGCCGACCTCGCCACTCGCGCCGCGGTCAGCGCACCGATCGAGGGCCGGGCCCTGTACGCCGGCCTCCGGGCGCTCGCCGTTCCCGAGGAGCCGGTCGCCCGCCTCTGGCACGCGGCGACGCTGCTGCGCGAGCACCGCGGGGACGGCCACAACATCGCCCTGGCCGCCCACGGCATCGGCGGCACCGAGGCCCACGTCCTGTGCGCGCTCGCCCACGGAATGCGGCCCGAGGAGTTCGGCCGGATCCACCACCTGCCCAAGCCCCAGCTGGCCGCCGTCATCGACGGTCTGCGCGACCGCGGCCTGGTCAACGCCGCCGGCGGCTTCACCGACACCGGCCGCGCGACCAGGGAACGAATCGAGACCCTGACCGACGAACTGGCGGCACCGGCGTACGACGTCCTCAGCGTGGCCGAACTCGACGAGCTGATCGCTGGCCTCGAACCGATCTGCGCGGCGGTGGACGCCGCCGGCGACTGA
- a CDS encoding SDR family NAD(P)-dependent oxidoreductase — MSKLALVTGATSGIGKAFAERLADDGYDLVVVGRRQERLAEFAAAHTQVKVRTLAADLSTDAGINTVAEVCSGEPLDLLVNNAGVAHYMPLAELPAEKARELVNVKVLAPTLLARAAVGGMVERGRGAIINVAGMIAFSGPASHSQMPRRAVYAGTLAHLVAMSQTLSAELEGTGVQVQVVCPGVVATEFHERQGMDLSAVPRMSAGDLVTAALRGLELGEVVCAPGVEDASLLDAVFHADLAAFAGQSPELATRYRTS; from the coding sequence ATGAGCAAGCTGGCACTGGTCACCGGGGCCACCTCCGGAATCGGCAAAGCCTTCGCCGAACGACTGGCCGACGACGGTTACGACCTGGTGGTCGTCGGCCGGCGGCAGGAGCGGCTGGCCGAGTTCGCCGCCGCCCACACCCAGGTCAAGGTCCGCACCCTGGCCGCCGACCTCTCCACCGACGCGGGCATCAACACCGTCGCCGAGGTCTGCTCCGGCGAGCCGCTGGACCTGCTGGTCAACAACGCGGGCGTCGCCCATTACATGCCGCTCGCCGAGCTGCCCGCCGAAAAGGCCCGCGAACTGGTCAACGTCAAGGTCCTCGCGCCGACGCTGCTCGCCCGCGCCGCGGTCGGCGGCATGGTGGAGCGGGGCCGGGGCGCCATCATCAACGTGGCGGGCATGATCGCGTTCAGCGGGCCCGCGTCGCATTCGCAGATGCCCCGCCGCGCCGTTTACGCCGGGACTCTCGCGCACCTGGTCGCGATGTCGCAGACCCTCAGCGCCGAACTCGAAGGCACCGGCGTCCAGGTCCAGGTCGTGTGTCCCGGTGTGGTCGCCACCGAATTCCACGAGCGCCAGGGGATGGACCTGAGCGCCGTCCCGCGGATGAGTGCCGGCGATCTCGTCACCGCCGCGCTGCGAGGGCTGGAACTCGGCGAGGTCGTCTGCGCTCCCGGCGTCGAGGACGCGAGCCTCCTCGACGCCGTCTTCCACGCCGATCTGGCCGCTTTCGCCGGGCAGAGCCCGGAACTCGCCACCCGCTACCGGACCAGCTGA
- a CDS encoding helix-turn-helix domain-containing protein, translated as MTDEPNLLGDYLRARRELLTPEQAGIPVLGVRRVPGLRREEVGMLAGISADYYLRLEQGRDRNPSRQVLESIARVLQLDDDTTAYLIGLAGPKPARPRRPRKEKVPPGIVKFLTAVSLPAFVEGRYLDVLAANPLAAALSPRLVAGANRLRDVFLDPAEQALFVDWELASQGLVAGFRQSVGTTIDDPRFIELVGELSLASPRFRQLWARHDVASRRGASMRFDHPQVGALTLNREKLAVSEAPGLMLAVYHPDPGTDSADKLALLGSALLAPAEPRDLTAGERDRRAQK; from the coding sequence ATGACCGACGAGCCGAATCTGCTGGGCGATTACCTCCGCGCCCGCCGTGAGCTGCTCACCCCGGAGCAGGCGGGCATTCCCGTGCTCGGGGTGCGGCGGGTGCCGGGCTTGCGGCGCGAAGAGGTCGGCATGCTGGCCGGGATCAGCGCCGACTATTACCTGCGCCTGGAACAGGGCCGCGACCGCAATCCTTCGCGGCAGGTTCTCGAGTCCATCGCCCGCGTGCTGCAGCTCGACGACGACACCACGGCTTACCTGATCGGCCTCGCCGGCCCCAAACCGGCCCGTCCGCGGCGGCCCCGCAAGGAGAAGGTCCCGCCGGGCATCGTCAAGTTCCTGACGGCGGTCTCGCTGCCCGCGTTCGTCGAGGGCCGTTATCTCGACGTTCTCGCCGCCAACCCGCTGGCCGCGGCGCTCTCGCCGCGCCTGGTGGCGGGAGCGAACCGGCTGCGTGACGTGTTCCTCGATCCGGCCGAGCAGGCCCTGTTCGTGGACTGGGAGCTGGCGTCGCAGGGCCTGGTCGCCGGGTTCCGCCAGTCCGTCGGCACCACCATCGACGATCCCCGGTTCATCGAGCTGGTGGGGGAGCTTTCCCTTGCCAGCCCGCGGTTCCGGCAACTGTGGGCACGCCACGACGTGGCGAGCCGGCGCGGGGCGAGCATGCGGTTCGACCATCCTCAGGTCGGTGCCCTCACTCTGAACCGGGAGAAGCTGGCGGTCAGTGAGGCGCCGGGGCTGATGCTCGCGGTCTACCACCCGGACCCCGGCACCGATTCGGCCGACAAGCTGGCGCTGCTCGGTTCCGCCCTGCTGGCCCCGGCCGAGCCCCGCGACTTGACCGCCGGTGAGCGGGATCGGCGCGCGCAGAAGTGA
- a CDS encoding LysR family transcriptional regulator, which produces MELRQLRYFVTVAEELHFGRAAGRLHIVQSAVSQQIRRLERELGAELFDRTPRTVRLTPAGRLLLPEAHAVLAAADRARAVIADAAGANGATLRLGTSDGLGDHLDQVLAALAGYSVELVSAPTRARLDQVRAHELDATFVRGITESPGLRLIPLWLDQLTVALPIDHPLADAASVDLAELAGLPLRLAGHSRNAPLHDLVLSACREAGFTPVFGPPFTTMQDTLAAVGSGPASWTVAYESHARRLPSPRVAFRRTTRPIRMPTLLAVSASSPPWCLDELLRACDHDR; this is translated from the coding sequence GTGGAACTGCGTCAGCTGCGTTACTTCGTGACGGTCGCCGAGGAGCTGCACTTCGGCCGGGCCGCCGGGCGCCTGCACATCGTGCAGTCCGCGGTGAGCCAGCAGATTCGCCGGCTGGAGCGGGAACTGGGGGCCGAGCTGTTCGACCGCACGCCGCGCACGGTGCGGCTGACGCCGGCCGGGCGGTTGCTGCTGCCCGAGGCCCACGCGGTGCTGGCCGCGGCGGACCGGGCCAGGGCCGTGATCGCGGACGCGGCCGGGGCCAACGGCGCGACCCTGCGGCTGGGCACCAGCGACGGGCTGGGCGATCACCTGGACCAGGTCCTGGCCGCGTTGGCCGGGTACAGCGTGGAACTGGTGTCGGCGCCGACCCGGGCCCGGCTGGATCAGGTGCGGGCGCACGAGCTCGACGCGACGTTCGTCCGGGGCATCACCGAGAGCCCCGGGCTGCGGCTGATCCCGTTGTGGCTGGACCAGCTCACCGTCGCGCTGCCGATCGACCACCCGCTGGCCGACGCCGCTTCGGTCGATCTGGCCGAGCTGGCCGGTCTGCCGCTGCGGCTGGCCGGGCATTCCCGCAACGCGCCGCTGCACGACCTGGTGCTGTCGGCCTGCCGGGAGGCCGGGTTCACGCCGGTGTTCGGCCCGCCGTTCACGACGATGCAGGACACCCTGGCCGCGGTCGGCTCCGGTCCGGCGAGCTGGACCGTGGCCTACGAGTCCCACGCGCGCCGGCTGCCCTCACCGCGGGTCGCCTTCCGCCGGACCACGCGGCCGATCCGGATGCCCACCCTGCTCGCGGTCTCGGCGAGCAGCCCGCCGTGGTGCCTGGACGAGCTGCTGCGCGCCTGCGATCACGATCGCTGA
- the dmpI gene encoding 4-oxalocrotonate tautomerase DmpI, protein MTPRRTPMPIVTVQQGPRTVELKRELVQRITDAFVESLAVPAESVQVWIQEVPTDSWGIAGKLTADK, encoded by the coding sequence GTGACACCAAGGAGAACGCCAATGCCGATCGTCACCGTCCAGCAGGGTCCGCGCACCGTCGAGCTCAAGCGCGAGCTGGTGCAGCGGATCACGGACGCGTTCGTGGAATCCCTCGCCGTGCCGGCCGAGTCGGTGCAGGTGTGGATCCAGGAAGTCCCGACCGACAGCTGGGGCATCGCGGGCAAGCTGACCGCGGACAAGTGA